In Parasphingorhabdus halotolerans, a single window of DNA contains:
- a CDS encoding FAD-dependent oxidoreductase has translation MTKRHFNIIGGGLVGISTLYELVSRGHEATLFEAEEELGRGASFANGGMLTPSMPDPWNGPGVAGHLMASLFDPKSSMKLHLSQVPALAGWGLRFLAASGRAQHQATTLANYRLCAASVERTRELTARLGLQYDQSDAGTLKIFESAQAMAGPLELADRLAEAGLRFDKLDAAGAVAAEPQLAAIGHRIAGALRFPDDGVGDARKFVLALAEKARELGGTIRLGARVDKLLTRNSRIEGVASGGEEHHGEVVLCTGVWSPELARQVGLPIPVKPAKGYSVSVAAGALGNRMPRLPVIDDAMHAAVVPLGHRLRFVGTAEFAGFNRRIDQPRVDNLIALFERVYPDLVSNLDLSDARPWAGLRPMSAEGRPIIQKSPRDGLWLNCGHGHLGWTMASGSAELLADLIERKPNASADDFRKFG, from the coding sequence ATGACAAAGCGCCATTTCAATATCATCGGCGGCGGTTTGGTCGGGATTTCCACTCTGTACGAGCTGGTTTCGCGCGGCCACGAAGCTACCCTGTTCGAGGCCGAGGAAGAGCTTGGCCGCGGGGCCAGCTTTGCTAATGGCGGGATGTTGACGCCTTCGATGCCCGATCCGTGGAACGGGCCGGGGGTGGCAGGCCATTTGATGGCATCGCTGTTCGATCCGAAATCCTCGATGAAGCTGCATCTCTCGCAAGTGCCAGCGCTGGCTGGCTGGGGGCTGCGCTTCCTTGCCGCCTCAGGACGCGCCCAGCACCAAGCAACGACACTGGCCAATTACCGGCTGTGCGCCGCGTCAGTTGAACGAACCCGCGAGCTGACCGCGCGATTGGGTCTACAATATGACCAATCCGACGCTGGCACGCTAAAGATATTTGAGAGCGCACAGGCCATGGCTGGCCCTCTGGAGCTGGCCGATCGGCTGGCCGAGGCAGGCCTGCGGTTCGACAAGCTGGACGCCGCAGGTGCGGTGGCAGCGGAGCCCCAGCTTGCGGCTATCGGGCATCGCATCGCTGGCGCTTTGCGTTTCCCCGACGATGGGGTGGGTGATGCGCGCAAGTTCGTTCTCGCGTTGGCCGAGAAAGCGCGCGAGCTGGGCGGCACGATCAGACTGGGCGCACGAGTGGACAAATTGCTCACGCGCAACAGCCGGATTGAAGGTGTCGCTTCTGGCGGAGAAGAACACCACGGCGAAGTTGTCCTGTGCACAGGCGTTTGGAGCCCGGAGCTTGCGCGGCAGGTCGGCCTGCCGATCCCGGTCAAGCCGGCCAAGGGATACAGCGTTTCGGTTGCAGCGGGCGCACTGGGCAATCGCATGCCGCGCCTGCCGGTAATCGACGATGCCATGCACGCCGCTGTGGTGCCCTTAGGGCACCGTCTGCGCTTTGTCGGGACGGCCGAATTCGCCGGATTTAATCGTCGGATCGACCAACCCCGTGTCGATAACCTGATTGCTTTGTTCGAGCGCGTGTATCCCGATCTCGTGAGCAATCTCGATCTATCGGATGCGCGGCCATGGGCGGGCCTGCGCCCGATGAGCGCCGAGGGCAGACCAATCATTCAAAAATCCCCGCGAGATGGCCTGTGGCTCAATTGCGGGCACGGCCATCTGGGCTGGACCATGGCCAGCGGGTCGGCGGAATTGCTGGCCGATCTAATCGAGAGGAAGCCGAACGCTTCGGCGGACGACTTTCGCAAGTTCGGTTGA
- a CDS encoding enolase C-terminal domain-like protein produces MKITDVTVTLFKWENIPSKSYDHEVKVKGNSTDLGLVRIHTDEGIEGHALLGLCVDPARLEAPYIIRFLKPILMGQDPLDRERLFQSMSRMRAQVNTIAVCALDIALWDLAGKISGLPIYALMGTFRHKIPVYASSEQHETPEGYAEQALAIKERGLHGYKLHPTQRWREDIAACQAVREAVGNDFNLMLDSRSAYDLGEAVRVGRAIEELGFQWYEDPLPTTDIYNYAKLREKLDIPVMATEFPAGWIDDYAPWIMNIATDMLRGDVMIKGGITSMLKIAHLAEAFAMKLEIHHGGNSMNDVANLHVQMAIPNTSFMEVLLPHEAWWHGLVEEIQIGSDGFVHAPTKPGLGYEIDLDLVERQKIAVLS; encoded by the coding sequence ATGAAAATTACCGACGTGACGGTCACCCTGTTTAAATGGGAAAATATCCCGTCCAAGAGCTACGATCACGAAGTCAAAGTTAAGGGCAACAGCACCGACCTGGGCCTAGTGCGGATACACACAGATGAGGGCATCGAAGGCCATGCCTTGTTGGGCCTGTGCGTCGACCCGGCCAGGCTTGAGGCGCCCTACATCATCCGCTTCCTCAAGCCGATCCTGATGGGCCAGGACCCGCTCGACCGCGAGCGGCTGTTCCAGAGCATGTCGCGTATGCGGGCTCAGGTCAACACGATTGCTGTCTGCGCGCTCGACATCGCCTTGTGGGACCTTGCTGGCAAGATCAGCGGCCTGCCAATCTATGCCCTGATGGGCACTTTCCGCCACAAGATCCCCGTCTACGCGAGCTCTGAACAGCATGAAACGCCTGAAGGCTATGCGGAGCAGGCACTGGCCATCAAGGAACGCGGGTTGCACGGCTACAAGCTTCACCCGACCCAGCGCTGGCGGGAAGATATAGCCGCCTGTCAGGCTGTGCGCGAGGCGGTAGGCAATGATTTCAACCTGATGCTGGATTCCCGTTCGGCCTATGATCTAGGCGAGGCCGTGAGGGTCGGTCGCGCGATCGAGGAGTTGGGGTTCCAGTGGTACGAAGATCCCCTGCCCACGACCGACATCTACAATTATGCCAAGCTGCGGGAAAAGCTCGATATCCCGGTAATGGCCACCGAATTTCCGGCGGGCTGGATTGATGACTACGCCCCGTGGATCATGAACATAGCCACCGACATGTTGCGCGGCGACGTGATGATTAAAGGCGGCATAACCTCGATGCTCAAGATTGCCCATCTCGCAGAAGCTTTCGCCATGAAGCTGGAAATTCATCACGGCGGAAATTCCATGAACGATGTAGCCAATCTCCACGTCCAGATGGCGATCCCGAACACCAGCTTCATGGAAGTTCTGCTTCCCCACGAGGCGTGGTGGCATGGTCTTGTCGAAGAGATTCAGATCGGGTCCGATGGCTTCGTCCATGCGCCAACCAAGCCGGGGCTTGGTTACGAAATCGATCTCGATCTGGTCGAGCGGCAGAAGATTGCTGTGCTGAGCTGA
- a CDS encoding TauD/TfdA dioxygenase family protein, with protein sequence MRIDQKSPFRLQPLDKTFGMVVRDIDVRSLDDTAFAELYQAWLDYALLIIPAQHLSDSEQQAFAERFGKLVEGLEAIEISNVLPNGQLRDAPDDDMMKIIRGNMHWHQDNTYMPLQAKGAVFSAKRVPSSKGDTAFADMRAAYDALDDGTKALIAKLSAHHSLAHSQAELGEETKAGDSEYIGYGLDVAEVPLRPLVKIHSETGRKALAVGRHAYGIPGMTDADSSALINRLLQFAVADESCVYQHGWTAGDVVVWDNRCLMHRACDWDYSEPRVMLHSRIAGDPVSEAAL encoded by the coding sequence GTGCGGATCGATCAGAAAAGCCCATTCCGGCTGCAGCCGTTGGATAAGACTTTCGGCATGGTCGTTCGAGATATCGATGTCCGTTCGCTAGACGACACTGCCTTCGCAGAGCTGTATCAAGCATGGCTCGACTATGCCCTGCTGATCATTCCCGCGCAGCATCTGAGCGATAGCGAGCAGCAGGCGTTTGCTGAGCGGTTTGGCAAGCTGGTGGAAGGCCTCGAAGCCATCGAGATCAGCAACGTCCTGCCAAACGGACAGCTCAGAGACGCGCCCGACGACGACATGATGAAGATCATCCGCGGCAACATGCATTGGCATCAGGACAACACCTATATGCCGCTGCAGGCCAAAGGTGCCGTGTTCAGCGCCAAGCGGGTTCCGTCTTCCAAAGGCGACACGGCCTTCGCCGATATGCGCGCCGCCTATGACGCACTTGACGATGGCACGAAGGCCTTGATCGCCAAACTTTCGGCCCATCATTCACTCGCGCACAGCCAGGCCGAACTGGGCGAGGAAACCAAGGCTGGCGACAGCGAATATATCGGTTATGGCCTCGATGTTGCGGAAGTGCCGCTGCGACCGCTGGTCAAGATTCATTCCGAAACGGGGCGAAAGGCGCTGGCCGTCGGCAGGCACGCCTATGGCATTCCCGGCATGACCGATGCGGATTCATCGGCCCTGATTAATCGCCTCCTCCAATTCGCCGTCGCGGATGAAAGCTGCGTGTATCAGCACGGTTGGACCGCTGGCGACGTGGTTGTGTGGGACAACCGCTGCCTGATGCACCGGGCGTGCGACTGGGATTATTCCGAGCCGCGGGTGATGCTCCATTCGCGGATCGCCGGCGACCCCGTGTCGGAAGCCGCGCTTTAG
- a CDS encoding acetolactate synthase large subunit → MNGAEALIGTLGNAGVDVCFANPGTSEMQLVAAIDQQPGMRAILGLFEGVVTGAADGYGRMADKPAITLLHLGPGLANGVANLHNAKRAGSPIINLVGDHATYHLQYNSPLTSDLEGVARPMSHWVKVSKSERDLAQIGTEAFSAAISYPGQIATVVVPANHAWDEGSAIAEFGAAPAVQTVPSQVISDTAKALSDAAGPIALFLGGRALREGALEHAGRIATKTGARLICETFPARLQRGAGRVPVERLPYFGEQAEEYLKDFKTIVFCGCEPPVSFFAYPGKPSWLSPEGAKLIRLASKEEEAEGALQGLADALGAPAKSALIQEAVRPPAPEGKLDPAKIGAILAAVMPDQAIVVDEAATSSPPIFPATQGAAQHEWMTLTGGSIGMGLPLAAGAAVACPDRKTIALQADGGGMYTCQALWTMARENLDVTVILLNNGSYAILNIELARVGVQNPGPKALSMLDLRNPAIDWVSISHGMGVPAKKATTAEEFDAALAEALAHKGPRLIEAMI, encoded by the coding sequence ATGAACGGCGCAGAAGCACTCATTGGAACACTTGGCAATGCGGGCGTTGACGTCTGCTTTGCCAACCCCGGTACGTCGGAAATGCAACTGGTCGCAGCGATTGACCAGCAGCCCGGCATGCGCGCCATCCTCGGCCTGTTTGAAGGGGTCGTGACGGGGGCTGCCGATGGCTACGGCCGGATGGCGGACAAGCCTGCGATTACTTTGCTCCATCTCGGGCCGGGCCTCGCAAACGGCGTCGCCAATCTGCACAATGCAAAGCGCGCCGGATCGCCGATCATCAATCTGGTCGGCGATCATGCGACTTACCATCTGCAATACAACTCGCCCCTGACAAGCGATCTGGAAGGCGTGGCACGCCCGATGTCGCATTGGGTCAAAGTCTCCAAGTCCGAACGGGATCTGGCGCAGATCGGAACTGAGGCTTTCTCGGCTGCGATCAGCTATCCGGGCCAGATCGCAACCGTAGTGGTTCCGGCCAACCATGCATGGGACGAAGGAAGCGCTATTGCCGAATTTGGCGCCGCGCCAGCCGTCCAGACAGTCCCGTCTCAGGTGATCAGCGACACGGCCAAGGCATTGAGCGATGCCGCAGGTCCAATCGCGCTTTTCCTGGGCGGGCGCGCATTGCGCGAAGGCGCTCTGGAACATGCTGGCCGGATTGCCACCAAGACCGGGGCGAGACTGATCTGCGAAACCTTCCCGGCGCGGTTGCAGCGTGGTGCGGGGCGGGTGCCGGTTGAGCGGCTGCCCTATTTTGGCGAACAGGCCGAAGAATATCTTAAAGACTTCAAGACCATCGTATTCTGCGGCTGCGAACCGCCGGTTTCCTTCTTTGCCTATCCGGGCAAACCGAGTTGGCTATCGCCCGAAGGAGCCAAGCTGATCCGCCTTGCCTCGAAGGAAGAGGAAGCGGAAGGCGCATTGCAGGGTCTCGCTGATGCGCTTGGTGCGCCAGCAAAGTCTGCCCTGATCCAGGAGGCAGTTCGTCCACCCGCTCCCGAAGGCAAGCTCGACCCGGCCAAGATCGGCGCTATCCTGGCCGCAGTGATGCCCGATCAGGCCATTGTTGTTGATGAAGCAGCAACCTCTAGTCCACCGATTTTCCCGGCGACGCAGGGGGCCGCCCAGCATGAGTGGATGACGCTGACCGGCGGGTCGATCGGCATGGGGCTACCGCTTGCGGCAGGGGCCGCGGTGGCATGCCCTGATCGCAAAACCATCGCGCTGCAGGCCGATGGCGGCGGGATGTACACCTGCCAGGCCTTGTGGACGATGGCGCGCGAGAACCTCGATGTGACCGTGATCCTGCTCAACAATGGCAGCTACGCGATCCTCAACATCGAGTTGGCGCGTGTCGGCGTGCAGAACCCCGGTCCGAAAGCCCTGTCCATGCTCGACCTGCGCAACCCAGCGATCGACTGGGTTTCGATTTCCCACGGCATGGGCGTTCCCGCGAAAAAGGCGACCACCGCAGAAGAGTTCGATGCAGCACTGGCCGAGGCGCTGGCACACAAGGGTCCGCGCCTGATCGAAGCGATGATCTGA
- a CDS encoding aldehyde dehydrogenase family protein — MTTIAELKALFERQKAAFAANPNPSLKQRAERLDAITGAVVSNRERIHEALREDFSAHPGAQADFVEIFGVAGRLQFAKSMLEEWTRSDPRDLDPAMYGASRAFVTPQPKGVIGNMVPWNFPFDIGIGPLAEMLAGGNSVIIKPSDMTPACSAVMKDILLAAIDKDIVAVVPGNIDLAKAFPTLPWDHLMYTGNPDVARSVAVAAAQNLVPLTLELGGKCPALFTESSVTREDVSSVLRTKMIKNGQMCVAPDYVLAPAPRSAPSSIMRALLSQKPLRTTPSAIMSRASSPTAISPASKACWKARLRVVLKSSRWVKTARPMAAECLCDW; from the coding sequence ATGACCACCATCGCTGAACTCAAGGCACTGTTCGAACGCCAGAAGGCAGCCTTTGCGGCCAATCCCAATCCCTCGCTGAAGCAGCGCGCAGAGCGTCTCGATGCGATCACCGGCGCTGTTGTCTCCAATCGCGAACGTATTCACGAGGCGCTGCGCGAGGATTTCAGCGCGCACCCCGGCGCCCAGGCGGATTTCGTCGAGATTTTCGGGGTTGCTGGACGCCTGCAATTCGCCAAATCGATGCTGGAGGAATGGACCAGGTCCGATCCGCGCGATCTGGACCCGGCCATGTATGGCGCCAGTCGCGCTTTCGTCACGCCCCAGCCCAAGGGTGTGATAGGCAATATGGTGCCATGGAATTTTCCGTTCGATATCGGCATCGGCCCGCTCGCGGAAATGCTTGCCGGCGGGAACTCGGTGATCATAAAGCCCTCGGACATGACGCCCGCTTGCAGCGCCGTGATGAAGGATATCCTGCTGGCTGCAATCGACAAGGACATCGTGGCCGTGGTGCCGGGCAATATCGACCTTGCAAAGGCCTTCCCCACCCTGCCGTGGGACCATCTGATGTACACGGGCAATCCCGACGTCGCCCGCTCGGTTGCCGTGGCGGCAGCGCAGAATCTGGTGCCGTTGACGCTCGAACTGGGCGGAAAATGTCCGGCCCTGTTCACGGAAAGCTCCGTCACGCGCGAAGATGTCTCCAGCGTTTTGCGCACCAAGATGATCAAGAACGGGCAGATGTGCGTCGCGCCCGACTATGTGCTCGCCCCCGCACCAAGATCGGCCCCTTCGTCGATCATGCGCGCACTTTTATCGCAGAAGCCGCTCCGAACTACGCCGTCAGCGATAATGTCACGGGCATCATCGCCGACCGCCATATCGCCCGCATCGAAAGCCTGCTGGAAAGCGCGGCTTCGGGTGGTGCTGAAATCGTCACGCTGGGTGAAGACAGCCAGACCAATGGCCGCAGAATGCCTCTGCGACTGGTGA
- a CDS encoding aldehyde dehydrogenase family protein, with the protein MESAASGGAEIVTLGEDSQTNGRRMPLRLVIDPSLDSDLMREEIFGPVLPIVPYDTLEEAVSYIARNERPLGVYAFTQDEALKARLLSDTHSGGVTFNGCAFQAAQPNIGFGGSGLSGYGRHHGIEGFREFTNPRGVVDLDPDALALNIAPPYGDVATALLSAITGEGQ; encoded by the coding sequence CTGGAAAGCGCGGCTTCGGGTGGTGCTGAAATCGTCACGCTGGGTGAAGACAGCCAGACCAATGGCCGCAGAATGCCTCTGCGACTGGTGATCGACCCGTCGCTGGACTCCGATCTGATGCGGGAGGAGATTTTCGGTCCCGTCCTGCCAATCGTGCCCTACGATACGCTTGAAGAAGCGGTCAGCTATATCGCCCGTAACGAACGGCCGCTCGGGGTCTATGCGTTCACACAAGACGAGGCGCTCAAAGCCCGGTTGCTGTCTGATACGCATTCCGGCGGAGTGACCTTCAATGGCTGCGCTTTTCAGGCAGCTCAGCCCAATATCGGCTTCGGTGGGTCCGGCCTCAGCGGCTACGGGAGACATCACGGGATCGAAGGCTTTCGCGAATTCACCAACCCGCGCGGCGTGGTCGACCTCGATCCGGATGCCCTCGCACTGAATATCGCCCCGCCATACGGAGATGTAGCCACCGCATTGCTGTCCGCGATTACCGGCGAAGGCCAATAA
- a CDS encoding phytanoyl-CoA dioxygenase family protein, which translates to MTKFDFTRSIEACAAHYGDDAEAVKTYMLEGQEKALTLGNRGPIRFEDNGKLHPDILDAYHQFGFYVFEGVLGEQELADIEEDLQELRSRFPTGPGSNVDSQGRPAIGADCKGPGLMWSKPLSDPLGGTDLARGRHQIKLKELKPADEAPEDTPFILMGSLQFSEAALRTYGHPDLLKVAAAINGDDFVPFNEVLFIKDAGFGAAVSWHQDGDTHWDNPDFDQDIHGFNFMAQAYGSTPVNGVWVVPGTHKLGKLDIKEMVRESGSERLKDAVPLVCAPGDVVICNRQLVHGSFPNSGFEPRLTINFGFHRRSSVLNVEGAGIHSPVAVYDAELIRTRSQVIGYAIEARSKNTPVRSHTNISHSQIRARPLSGMRKQKRD; encoded by the coding sequence GTGACCAAATTTGACTTCACACGTTCGATTGAGGCCTGCGCCGCCCATTACGGTGACGACGCTGAGGCTGTTAAGACCTACATGCTAGAAGGTCAGGAGAAAGCCCTGACGCTGGGCAACAGAGGGCCCATCCGGTTTGAAGACAACGGCAAGCTTCATCCCGACATCCTCGATGCCTATCACCAGTTCGGATTCTATGTGTTTGAAGGCGTGCTGGGCGAGCAGGAACTGGCCGACATCGAAGAGGACCTGCAGGAGCTGCGCAGCCGCTTCCCGACCGGCCCCGGCTCCAATGTAGATTCGCAGGGACGCCCGGCGATCGGGGCCGATTGCAAGGGCCCCGGTTTGATGTGGAGCAAACCGCTTAGTGATCCGCTGGGTGGCACGGACCTCGCCAGAGGTCGCCACCAGATCAAGCTCAAGGAGTTGAAGCCCGCAGACGAAGCGCCTGAGGATACCCCATTCATTCTGATGGGTTCGCTCCAGTTCTCCGAGGCCGCGCTTCGGACCTATGGCCATCCCGATCTGCTGAAGGTTGCGGCGGCCATAAACGGCGATGATTTCGTCCCCTTTAACGAAGTCCTGTTCATCAAGGACGCCGGGTTCGGTGCGGCAGTTTCATGGCATCAGGACGGCGATACCCACTGGGACAATCCCGATTTCGACCAGGACATCCACGGCTTCAACTTCATGGCCCAGGCTTACGGAAGCACGCCTGTAAATGGCGTCTGGGTAGTTCCCGGAACCCACAAGCTGGGCAAGCTGGACATCAAGGAGATGGTCAGGGAATCGGGCAGTGAGCGGCTGAAAGATGCGGTCCCGCTGGTCTGTGCGCCCGGAGACGTCGTGATCTGCAACCGCCAACTGGTGCATGGCTCGTTCCCCAACAGCGGTTTCGAACCGCGCCTGACGATCAATTTCGGCTTCCACCGCCGATCGTCGGTGCTCAATGTCGAAGGTGCTGGTATTCACAGCCCAGTCGCCGTTTATGATGCTGAACTGATTAGAACCCGTTCTCAAGTCATAGGATATGCAATCGAAGCCCGGTCCAAAAATACCCCGGTGAGAAGCCATACGAATATAAGCCATTCGCAAATTCGGGCGAGACCTTTGTCTGGAATGCGCAAGCAAAAGCGGGATTGA
- a CDS encoding MarR family winged helix-turn-helix transcriptional regulator — MELVKDQPARAFPTTLDALTFRFEDVPRLLRRTVDSALYGYELSRTQWRLLAYVLREEGMTQTELARCLELERASVGQAIDALERKQLLERTKEPGDRRVWRIMPTRKARQLLPELRDTINEIYEQMFRGFSAAEIDKLHSYLDRIMVNFGD, encoded by the coding sequence ATGGAACTTGTAAAAGACCAACCCGCCAGAGCCTTTCCAACCACGCTCGATGCTTTGACTTTCCGGTTTGAGGATGTGCCGAGGTTACTTCGAAGGACCGTCGATTCCGCGCTGTATGGTTATGAGCTCAGCCGGACACAATGGCGTCTGCTCGCCTATGTTTTGCGCGAAGAAGGCATGACCCAGACAGAACTTGCCCGTTGCCTGGAACTCGAGCGTGCCAGCGTCGGCCAGGCAATTGATGCGCTTGAACGCAAACAATTGCTGGAGCGCACAAAAGAACCCGGAGACCGGCGGGTCTGGCGCATAATGCCGACACGCAAGGCACGGCAACTGCTGCCTGAACTCCGCGACACGATCAACGAAATATATGAACAGATGTTTCGGGGATTTTCCGCTGCCGAGATTGATAAACTGCACAGCTACCTAGACCGGATCATGGTTAATTTTGGAGATTGA
- a CDS encoding cytochrome P450, whose translation MATQLDQKVTDAIDPSVRERFVDGSVHDVMRQLRKEAPIHHGADSPYGPYWSITKHRDIIEIEALPAIFSSEGARGGISILDQSAAIDQMSMETFIAMDPPRHTAKRRTVSPAFTPSEMTRLSDGIRQRTSDLLDELPRNEEFNWVERVSVPLTTDMLAILFNYPWEERHKLITWSDAITSFDMIENHPEERMALIFEMVTAFHQLWDLRSKSEQTPDLLSMMIHSDALGKMDAQEFLGNMALLIVGGNDTTRNSMSAIPVAFSQYPDEWAKIQNDESLLPNAASEVIRWQTPVAHMRRTVVADAEFHGHKFREGDKIILWYISANRDEAVFDNADKFIADRENARRHLSFGYGVHRCVGARLAELQIQILLSEMVKRKMSFELEGDIVRANNPFVHGILNVPLRIASN comes from the coding sequence ATGGCAACGCAACTGGACCAAAAAGTAACTGACGCCATTGATCCCAGCGTTCGCGAGCGCTTCGTTGACGGATCGGTTCATGACGTAATGAGGCAGTTGCGCAAGGAAGCACCCATCCACCACGGCGCGGACAGTCCTTACGGGCCCTACTGGTCGATTACCAAGCATCGGGATATCATCGAGATTGAAGCGCTGCCAGCAATTTTTTCGTCCGAAGGCGCGCGTGGAGGCATCTCTATTCTGGACCAGTCGGCGGCAATCGACCAAATGTCGATGGAAACATTCATAGCAATGGACCCGCCGCGCCATACGGCTAAACGCCGTACGGTTTCACCGGCTTTCACACCATCAGAAATGACCCGGCTTTCGGATGGAATTCGTCAACGCACATCAGACCTGCTGGATGAATTGCCACGGAATGAAGAGTTTAACTGGGTAGAACGGGTGTCGGTGCCGCTAACCACCGATATGCTCGCAATTTTGTTCAACTACCCCTGGGAAGAACGACACAAGCTTATCACTTGGTCCGATGCCATCACGTCGTTCGACATGATCGAAAATCATCCGGAAGAGCGCATGGCGCTGATCTTTGAAATGGTTACGGCGTTTCACCAGCTCTGGGATTTACGATCAAAATCCGAGCAGACGCCAGACCTGCTTTCGATGATGATCCACTCTGACGCCTTGGGCAAAATGGATGCTCAGGAATTTCTTGGCAACATGGCGCTTCTTATCGTTGGCGGCAACGATACGACCCGAAACAGCATGTCTGCTATTCCGGTTGCATTCAGCCAATATCCGGATGAATGGGCAAAAATCCAGAATGATGAAAGCCTGCTTCCCAATGCCGCCAGCGAAGTGATCCGCTGGCAAACGCCGGTCGCTCATATGCGCCGCACTGTGGTTGCAGATGCCGAGTTTCATGGTCACAAATTCCGCGAAGGCGACAAGATTATACTCTGGTACATCTCTGCCAACCGCGATGAAGCCGTTTTTGACAATGCTGACAAGTTTATAGCTGATCGGGAAAATGCCAGACGACATTTGTCTTTCGGTTATGGAGTTCACAGATGCGTTGGAGCTCGCCTTGCGGAGTTGCAGATTCAGATTTTGCTTTCGGAAATGGTGAAACGCAAAATGAGTTTTGAGCTCGAAGGTGATATTGTCCGAGCAAATAACCCGTTTGTGCATGGGATATTGAACGTGCCTTTACGGATCGCCAGCAACTAG
- a CDS encoding efflux RND transporter periplasmic adaptor subunit — protein MLSITLAGCSSGADEGGRSGDAPTVVGGAVTQAEFVSDIEAVGTAFANEQTVITSPVTERIEKLGFADGDVVRRGAMIAQLSRGEESADLNAVEARAREADKKLDRLAALQKRGFATDAAVDEQLALRDGARADANAIRSRISDRVIRAPFSGVLSLRTISPGTVVTSGSPIATISDISSIKLDFTVPEAFLTSIEKRQVIEARSAAYQDQSFFGTIDNIDPLVDPLSRSITVRAILPNNSGLLRPGMLLTVRIVSETRTGLAIPETALIAQGDQNFVFVVDKEGIARRTSIEVGLRSDGMIEVLSGVALGTKIVADGTVKVRDDAPVKAVLPVGKSPSKSKAVSGRDAKAKGADR, from the coding sequence TTGCTATCGATAACCCTCGCTGGCTGTAGCAGCGGCGCAGACGAAGGTGGTAGATCGGGCGATGCACCGACAGTGGTTGGCGGGGCTGTAACCCAGGCTGAATTTGTCAGCGACATCGAAGCCGTTGGCACTGCTTTTGCCAATGAACAAACCGTCATCACTTCGCCAGTGACCGAGCGTATTGAAAAACTTGGCTTTGCCGATGGTGATGTTGTTCGGCGGGGGGCGATGATTGCTCAGTTATCGCGGGGTGAAGAATCTGCTGATTTAAACGCCGTTGAGGCGCGCGCGCGAGAAGCGGACAAGAAGCTCGACCGGTTAGCCGCTTTGCAGAAACGAGGATTTGCTACCGACGCCGCTGTGGATGAGCAATTGGCTTTACGCGATGGCGCTCGGGCAGATGCCAATGCCATTCGCTCGCGTATATCAGACCGGGTTATCCGTGCACCTTTTAGCGGCGTACTTAGCCTGCGCACCATTTCTCCTGGAACCGTGGTCACATCCGGCAGCCCGATAGCAACGATCAGTGATATTTCATCGATCAAACTCGACTTTACCGTTCCCGAGGCTTTTCTTACATCTATAGAAAAACGTCAGGTGATTGAGGCGCGATCCGCCGCTTATCAGGACCAGAGTTTCTTCGGCACAATTGATAATATAGACCCGCTGGTTGACCCGCTATCGCGCAGCATCACCGTACGTGCGATATTGCCCAATAACAGCGGCTTACTCCGCCCTGGCATGTTGCTCACTGTCCGGATTGTATCGGAAACCCGCACCGGTCTTGCGATTCCGGAAACAGCGTTGATCGCGCAGGGTGACCAGAATTTCGTCTTTGTTGTAGACAAGGAAGGCATCGCGCGGCGCACCTCCATCGAGGTCGGCCTGCGTTCCGATGGCATGATCGAAGTGCTAAGCGGTGTTGCTTTGGGGACAAAGATAGTCGCTGATGGCACCGTAAAAGTAAGGGACGACGCTCCCGTCAAAGCAGTGTTACCCGTCGGGAAGTCACCCAGTAAATCGAAAGCAGTCAGTGGTCGCGATGCCAAGGCCAAAGGCGCAGACCGTTGA